The proteins below are encoded in one region of Bacteroides uniformis:
- the rho gene encoding transcription termination factor Rho, whose protein sequence is MYNIIQLNDKNLSELQTIAQELGIKKTDSLKKEELVYKILDEQAIAGATKKVAADKLKEERKGEKQKRSRVTVKTVKKEGADKVFSANKNGDLTKAKTEEAPAAKEQPKTVEAPQEPTIEAATPAPAKEAAVPKRKPGRPRKVKEETAAPQATETPKVAEPELNFEAKAPKTEPQAEAKAEKNIVPDESPILAEAADDFIPIEDLPTEKIELPSELIGKFEATKAETPATPTPAAAAAPAEPQQPQRPRLRARDNNNPYNNNNNNNRNGGYNQQRPVQQRPAQPYNNGENYPAAPERKPVIEREKTYEFDDILTGTGVLEIMQDGYGFLRSSDYNYLSSPDDIYVSQSQIKLFGLKTGDVVEGVIRPPKEGEKYFPLVKVSKINGRDPAFVRDRVPFEHLTPLFPDEKFKLCKGGYSDSMSARVVDLFAPIGKGQRALIVAQPKTGKTILMKDIANAIAANHPEVYMIMLLIDERPEEVTDMARTVNAEVIASTFDEPAERHVKIAGIVLEKAKRMVECGHDVVIFLDSITRLARAYNTVSPASGKVLSGGVDANALHKPKRFFGAARNIEGGGSLTILATALIDTGSKMDEVIFEEFKGTGNMELQLDRNLSNKRIFPAVNIVASSTRRDDLLQDKQTLDRMWILRKYLADMNPIEAMDFVKDRLEKTKDNDEFLMSMNS, encoded by the coding sequence ATGTATAACATCATTCAACTGAACGACAAAAATTTGTCGGAACTACAAACTATTGCCCAAGAACTGGGTATAAAAAAAACAGACTCACTCAAAAAAGAAGAACTTGTTTACAAGATACTTGACGAACAAGCTATCGCAGGCGCTACCAAGAAAGTTGCCGCCGACAAGCTGAAGGAAGAGCGTAAAGGGGAAAAGCAAAAACGCTCGCGCGTCACTGTAAAGACCGTAAAAAAGGAAGGTGCCGACAAAGTGTTCTCAGCCAATAAAAACGGAGACCTCACCAAAGCCAAAACAGAGGAAGCACCGGCTGCGAAAGAACAACCCAAAACTGTGGAAGCACCCCAAGAACCGACCATAGAAGCTGCAACGCCGGCGCCAGCCAAAGAAGCCGCCGTACCCAAACGCAAACCGGGACGCCCCCGCAAGGTAAAGGAAGAGACTGCTGCACCCCAAGCAACAGAAACCCCGAAGGTTGCCGAACCGGAATTGAACTTCGAGGCTAAAGCTCCGAAAACAGAACCTCAGGCAGAAGCCAAAGCAGAAAAGAATATCGTACCGGACGAAAGCCCTATCCTGGCCGAAGCGGCAGATGACTTCATCCCCATTGAAGACCTCCCTACGGAAAAAATAGAATTGCCATCCGAACTTATCGGCAAATTCGAAGCGACCAAAGCGGAAACTCCCGCCACTCCCACTCCTGCCGCTGCCGCTGCCCCAGCCGAACCGCAACAGCCACAACGCCCGCGCCTCCGCGCCCGCGACAACAACAACCCATACAATAACAACAACAATAACAACCGCAACGGTGGCTATAACCAACAGCGCCCCGTGCAGCAGCGCCCTGCACAACCGTATAACAACGGAGAGAACTATCCCGCCGCTCCGGAACGCAAACCCGTAATAGAACGCGAGAAGACGTACGAATTCGATGACATCCTCACCGGAACCGGTGTACTGGAAATCATGCAGGATGGCTACGGCTTCCTCCGTTCCTCCGATTACAACTATTTGTCCTCACCGGACGATATTTACGTATCACAATCACAAATCAAATTGTTCGGCCTGAAAACCGGTGATGTGGTAGAAGGCGTAATCCGTCCCCCGAAAGAAGGCGAAAAGTACTTCCCGCTGGTAAAAGTATCCAAAATAAACGGACGTGACCCGGCTTTCGTACGCGACCGCGTACCGTTCGAGCACCTCACCCCCCTCTTCCCGGACGAGAAGTTCAAGCTTTGCAAAGGTGGATACTCCGACTCTATGTCGGCCCGTGTCGTAGACTTGTTTGCCCCCATCGGTAAGGGCCAGCGTGCCTTGATTGTGGCACAGCCCAAAACCGGTAAGACCATCTTGATGAAAGACATTGCCAACGCCATTGCCGCCAATCATCCGGAAGTCTACATGATTATGCTGCTCATCGACGAACGCCCGGAGGAAGTTACCGACATGGCGCGTACCGTCAATGCGGAAGTAATCGCCTCTACCTTCGACGAACCGGCAGAACGCCACGTGAAGATTGCCGGCATCGTCCTTGAAAAAGCAAAACGCATGGTGGAATGCGGACACGATGTTGTCATCTTCCTCGACTCCATCACCCGCCTGGCACGTGCCTACAACACCGTATCCCCGGCTTCCGGCAAAGTGCTTTCCGGTGGTGTGGATGCCAACGCATTACATAAGCCCAAACGCTTCTTCGGTGCAGCACGTAACATCGAGGGCGGCGGTTCACTGACCATCCTTGCCACTGCCTTGATTGACACTGGCTCAAAGATGGACGAGGTTATCTTCGAAGAATTCAAGGGTACGGGTAATATGGAGTTGCAGCTCGACCGCAACTTGTCCAACAAGCGTATCTTCCCGGCTGTCAACATCGTTGCCTCCAGCACCCGCCGCGACGACCTGCTGCAAGACAAGCAGACACTGGACCGCATGTGGATTCTCCGCAAGTACCTTGCCGACATGAATCCGATAGAAGCCATGGACTTCGTAAAAGACCGTCTGGAGAAGACCAAAGACAACGACGAATTCCTGATGAGCATGAACAGTTAA
- a CDS encoding sulfatase family protein gives MKTIHSFMGMALCSFPVMAQQSPNFLIIQCDHLTQRVVGAYGADPSCTPPIDRIASQGVTFANAYVGCPLSQPSRAALWSGLMPHQTNVRSNSAEHINPPLPDSIPTLGSLFTANGYEAVHFGKTHDMGSLRGFRHKEPVAKPFTDPEFPVNNDSFLDVGTCEDAVAYLSNPPQEPFICIADFQNPHNICGYVGENKGEHIDSPISTPLPLLPENFEVEDWEKLPLPIQYICCSHRRMMQAAHWNEDNYRHYVAAFQHYTRIVARQIESVLEALYSTPAGKNTIVIVLADHGDGMGSHRMVTKQVSFYEEMTNVPFIIAGPGIHPRQKPVEDLLTQPTIDLLPTLCELAGIPVPSSKPGISLAPFLKGEKQKRQHPYAASEWHSEYEVTVSPGRMIRSPRYKYTHYLEGNGEELYDMLKDKGERRNLAHDPKYSKILAEHRALLDDYIRRTQDDYRSLKVEADKRWRSHAPGYPNHEGPCARDIINRK, from the coding sequence ATGAAAACGATTCACTCTTTTATGGGAATGGCATTGTGCAGCTTTCCGGTAATGGCACAGCAATCGCCCAATTTTCTTATTATCCAATGCGACCATCTGACCCAGCGGGTAGTAGGCGCATACGGTGCCGACCCCAGCTGCACTCCACCTATAGACCGAATTGCCTCCCAAGGTGTAACATTTGCCAACGCATACGTGGGATGCCCCCTCAGCCAACCGTCACGCGCTGCCTTATGGAGCGGACTGATGCCGCATCAAACCAATGTACGTTCCAACTCGGCCGAACACATCAATCCTCCGCTGCCCGACAGCATTCCGACCCTGGGAAGCCTCTTCACCGCCAACGGTTATGAGGCCGTCCACTTTGGCAAAACCCATGACATGGGTTCCCTAAGGGGATTCCGCCACAAGGAACCGGTTGCCAAGCCCTTCACCGACCCCGAATTTCCCGTCAACAATGACAGCTTTCTGGATGTAGGAACCTGCGAGGATGCCGTGGCCTATCTCAGCAATCCACCGCAAGAACCTTTCATCTGCATAGCCGATTTCCAAAACCCGCACAATATCTGCGGATATGTAGGCGAAAATAAAGGGGAGCACATAGATAGCCCCATCAGTACCCCACTCCCGCTACTACCCGAAAACTTTGAAGTGGAAGACTGGGAAAAACTTCCGTTGCCCATTCAGTACATCTGCTGCAGCCACCGGAGGATGATGCAAGCCGCCCACTGGAACGAGGACAATTACCGGCACTACGTCGCCGCCTTCCAGCATTACACGCGGATAGTGGCCAGACAGATAGAGAGTGTACTGGAAGCCCTCTACTCCACTCCCGCCGGCAAAAATACAATTGTCATTGTACTGGCAGACCACGGAGACGGAATGGGGTCACACCGCATGGTAACCAAGCAGGTCAGCTTTTACGAAGAAATGACAAATGTGCCCTTCATCATAGCCGGTCCCGGTATTCATCCCCGTCAAAAACCGGTGGAAGATTTACTGACCCAACCCACTATCGACCTGCTGCCCACTCTCTGTGAACTGGCAGGCATTCCGGTGCCTTCCTCCAAGCCCGGCATCAGCCTTGCCCCTTTCCTGAAAGGCGAGAAGCAAAAGAGACAGCACCCCTATGCAGCCTCCGAATGGCACAGTGAATACGAAGTGACCGTCAGCCCGGGACGGATGATACGCAGTCCCAGATACAAATACACACACTATCTGGAAGGCAACGGGGAAGAACTGTATGATATGCTGAAGGATAAAGGAGAAAGACGAAACCTTGCCCATGACCCCAAATACTCAAAGATTCTGGCCGAGCACCGGGCACTGCTGGACGACTACATCCGCCGCACACAGGACGACTACCGAAGCCTGAAAGTTGAAGCCGACAAGAGATGGCGCAGCCACGCACCGGGATATCCCAACCACGAAGGACCCTGCGCCAGAGACATTATCAATAGAAAGTAA
- the ffh gene encoding signal recognition particle protein yields the protein MFDNLSERLERSFKILKGEGKITEINVAETLKDVRKALLDADVNYKVAKNFTDTVKEKALGQNVLTAVKPSQLMVKIVHDELTQLMGGETSEINLDSKPAIILMSGLQGSGKTTFSGKLARMLKSKKNKKPLLVACDVYRPAAIEQLRVLAEQIDVPMYSEPDSKNPVAIAQNAIQEAKAKGYDLVIVDTAGRLAVDEEMMNEIAAIKKAINPDEILFVVDSMTGQDAVNTAKEFNERLDFNGVVLTKLDGDTRGGAALSIRSVVNKPIKFVGTGEKLDAIDQFHPSRMADRILGMGDIVSLVERAQEQYDEEEAKRLQKKIAKNQFDFNDFLSQIAQIKKMGNLKELASMIPGVGKAIKDIDIDDNAFKSIEAIIYSMTPEERSNPAILNGSRRQRIAKGSGTNIQEVNRLLKQFDQTRKMMKMVTGSKMGKMMPKLKR from the coding sequence ATGTTCGATAATTTAAGCGAGAGACTTGAAAGGTCGTTTAAAATTTTGAAAGGTGAGGGCAAAATCACCGAAATCAATGTTGCGGAAACCCTGAAAGACGTACGTAAGGCACTTTTGGATGCCGACGTGAACTATAAGGTAGCCAAAAACTTCACCGATACCGTTAAGGAAAAAGCCTTGGGACAAAACGTGCTGACAGCCGTTAAGCCCAGCCAGCTGATGGTAAAAATCGTACACGATGAACTGACCCAGCTCATGGGCGGCGAGACTTCTGAAATAAACCTCGACTCCAAGCCTGCCATTATCCTAATGTCCGGTTTGCAAGGCTCCGGTAAAACAACTTTCTCCGGAAAGCTGGCCCGCATGCTGAAGAGCAAGAAGAACAAAAAGCCGTTATTGGTGGCTTGTGACGTGTACCGTCCTGCCGCTATCGAGCAGTTGCGTGTACTGGCTGAACAGATTGACGTACCGATGTACTCGGAACCGGACAGCAAAAATCCGGTAGCCATTGCCCAAAATGCCATCCAAGAAGCCAAAGCCAAAGGTTACGACCTTGTAATTGTCGATACAGCCGGTCGTCTGGCAGTGGATGAGGAGATGATGAACGAGATTGCCGCCATCAAGAAGGCCATCAATCCGGACGAGATTCTGTTCGTAGTGGATTCAATGACCGGTCAGGATGCAGTGAATACCGCTAAGGAATTCAACGAACGGCTCGACTTCAATGGTGTAGTATTGACCAAACTGGATGGTGATACCCGCGGTGGTGCCGCCCTTTCTATCCGTTCGGTGGTAAACAAGCCCATCAAGTTTGTAGGTACCGGTGAAAAGCTGGATGCCATCGACCAGTTCCATCCCTCACGTATGGCCGACCGTATTCTCGGTATGGGTGACATCGTATCTTTGGTGGAACGTGCGCAGGAACAATATGACGAGGAAGAAGCCAAACGCCTGCAAAAGAAGATTGCCAAGAACCAGTTCGACTTCAACGACTTCCTGAGCCAGATTGCACAAATCAAGAAAATGGGTAACTTGAAGGAACTTGCCTCCATGATACCGGGCGTAGGCAAAGCCATCAAGGATATAGACATTGACGACAATGCCTTCAAGAGCATTGAAGCCATCATCTACTCCATGACTCCGGAAGAACGCAGCAATCCGGCCATTCTGAACGGTTCACGCCGCCAGCGCATTGCCAAAGGTAGCGGTACGAATATTCAGGAAGTAAACCGCCTGCTGAAACAGTTTGACCAGACCCGCAAGATGATGAAGATGGTCACTGGCAGCAAGATGGGTAAGATGATGCCGAAACTTAAAAGATAA
- the folD gene encoding bifunctional methylenetetrahydrofolate dehydrogenase/methenyltetrahydrofolate cyclohydrolase FolD: MTLIDGKAISEQVKQEIAAEVAEIVARGGKRPHLAAILVGHDGGSETYVAAKVKACEVCGFKSSLIRYEADVTEKELLAKVRELNEDADVDGFIVQLPLPKHISEQKVIETIDYRKDVDGFHPINVGRMSIGLPCYVSATPNGILELLKRYQIETSGKKCVVLGRSNIVGKPMAALMMQKAYPGDATVTVCHSRSKDLVKECQEADIIIAALGQPNFVKAEMVKEGAVVIDVGTTRVPDTSKKSGFKLTGDVKFDEVAPKCSFITPVPGGVGPMTIVSLMKNTLLAGKKAIYQ; this comes from the coding sequence ATGACACTGATTGATGGAAAAGCAATTTCAGAGCAAGTAAAGCAAGAGATTGCAGCAGAAGTAGCCGAAATAGTGGCTCGTGGGGGTAAACGCCCGCATCTGGCCGCCATTCTTGTAGGACACGATGGAGGTAGCGAAACCTACGTTGCCGCCAAAGTAAAAGCATGCGAAGTTTGCGGATTCAAGTCCTCACTTATCCGTTACGAGGCAGACGTTACCGAAAAGGAACTGCTCGCCAAGGTACGCGAATTGAACGAGGATGCGGATGTGGACGGTTTCATCGTACAGCTTCCCTTGCCCAAGCATATCTCCGAGCAGAAAGTGATTGAAACCATCGACTACCGCAAGGATGTGGACGGCTTTCATCCCATCAACGTGGGACGGATGTCCATTGGCCTTCCCTGCTATGTATCCGCTACTCCCAACGGTATCCTCGAACTGCTGAAGCGCTATCAGATAGAGACTTCAGGCAAGAAATGCGTGGTATTGGGACGCAGTAACATTGTCGGCAAACCCATGGCTGCCCTGATGATGCAGAAGGCTTATCCCGGTGATGCCACAGTGACCGTATGCCACAGCCGCAGCAAAGACCTGGTAAAGGAATGCCAGGAAGCGGACATCATCATTGCTGCGTTGGGACAACCGAACTTTGTTAAGGCGGAAATGGTCAAGGAAGGCGCTGTCGTTATTGATGTAGGTACTACCCGTGTGCCCGATACCTCCAAGAAATCCGGGTTCAAGTTGACCGGTGATGTGAAATTCGACGAAGTAGCTCCCAAATGTTCATTCATTACCCCCGTACCGGGAGGCGTAGGTCCCATGACCATCGTTTCCCTTATGAAGAATACATTGCTCGCCGGCAAGAAAGCAATCTACCAATAA
- a CDS encoding CapA family protein, with product MKTLAVFIVVLLYSVTLSSQERITLLFVGDLMQHQAQIDAAHVSEGKYDYSSCFSLIKEQISQADLAIGNLEVTLGGRPYRGYPMFSAPDEYLQAIKDAGFDILLTANNHCLDRGKKGMERTIQLLDSSGIRYAGTYKNLSERRQRYPLFINRNGFRIALLNYTYGTNGIKATSPNIVNYIDKNTILQDIQSAKARQPDAIIACMHWGEEYQSLPNREQRELANWLLQQGVTHIIGSHPHVIQPMELRTNGTEQHIIVYSLGNFISNMSKANTDGGLIFTLQLEKHPLPQPIRPSYTGQSQTPLPDSNPLPFPYCRVSYCGYNLVWTGRPELTKEKNYILYPASFPTEHLTPEARKHLEIFVKSSRKLLQQHNIGIYEKKK from the coding sequence ATGAAAACGCTCGCCGTCTTCATTGTTGTCCTACTGTATAGCGTAACCCTTTCCTCGCAGGAAAGGATTACGCTATTATTTGTCGGCGACCTGATGCAGCACCAGGCACAAATAGACGCTGCACATGTATCTGAAGGAAAATATGACTACTCCTCCTGCTTCTCCCTCATAAAAGAGCAAATATCCCAGGCAGACCTCGCCATAGGAAATCTGGAAGTCACATTGGGGGGCAGGCCCTATCGGGGCTATCCAATGTTCAGCGCCCCCGATGAATATCTTCAGGCCATAAAGGACGCCGGATTCGATATTTTACTGACAGCCAACAACCACTGTCTGGACCGTGGAAAAAAGGGAATGGAGCGTACCATACAATTGCTTGACTCCTCCGGTATTCGTTACGCAGGCACCTACAAGAATCTGTCGGAGCGCAGGCAACGCTATCCCCTGTTCATCAACAGAAACGGCTTTCGCATTGCCCTACTCAACTATACTTACGGCACCAATGGTATCAAGGCTACCTCTCCCAATATCGTAAACTATATTGATAAGAATACCATCCTGCAAGATATCCAAAGTGCCAAGGCACGCCAACCGGATGCCATTATTGCCTGCATGCATTGGGGAGAGGAATATCAGTCCCTTCCCAACCGTGAGCAACGCGAACTGGCCAACTGGTTGCTCCAACAAGGCGTAACACATATTATCGGTTCACACCCTCACGTCATTCAACCGATGGAACTACGTACCAACGGTACCGAACAGCACATCATAGTCTACTCCTTGGGAAACTTCATTTCCAATATGAGCAAGGCCAACACTGACGGCGGCCTTATCTTCACTTTGCAGTTGGAGAAACATCCTCTCCCCCAACCCATCCGTCCCTCTTACACCGGTCAGAGTCAGACGCCCCTGCCAGACTCCAATCCTCTGCCTTTTCCATACTGTCGTGTTTCCTATTGTGGATATAATCTGGTCTGGACCGGCCGGCCGGAACTTACTAAAGAAAAAAATTACATTCTTTATCCTGCCAGTTTTCCTACAGAACATTTAACGCCGGAAGCTCGTAAACACCTGGAAATCTTTGTCAAAAGCTCTCGAAAGCTGCTCCAGCAGCACAATATAGGTATCTACGAGAAGAAAAAATAA
- a CDS encoding B12-binding domain-containing radical SAM protein encodes MKILWIDLNSSYAHSSLALPALHAQIAKNNSVKWEIVSATINENVGMIVDEIYRHQPDIIAATTWLFNHEQLLHITARLKALLPNSCFILGGPEFLGNNEDFLHKNPFIDCVFRGEGEEAFPQWLSCWNQPEKWNSIPGLCYMNPQKQYIDNGIARVLNFSRLVPPENSCFFNWSKPFVQLETTRGCFNTCAFCVSGEEKPVRTLSIESIRERLQIIHSHGIKNVRVLDRTFNYNPRRAKELLQLFLEFNPDICFHLEIHPALLSEELKNELKKLPKGLLHLEAGIQSLREPVLQKSRRMGSLEDSLQGLRFLCSLPNMETHADLIAGLPLYRLSEIFEDVRTLAGYNAGEIQLESLKLLPGTEMRRRAEELGIRYSPLPPYEVLQTNEISVNELQTARQLSRLLDGFYNTTAWQAITRKLILDDNDFLRRFLEFLIDKNLIDQPMSLEKRGLVLYEFCSMHYPAYKIMVTIAWIEAGMSLKKKPAEKVKTKRQMPPEYWEVIYGNYKESLRLCFLPIDDNTQNGYWFGFESEIQKAEPVFKAKGIMERYQNTQSPQINTDKSS; translated from the coding sequence ATGAAAATTCTCTGGATAGACCTCAATAGCTCGTATGCACACTCTTCGTTGGCACTCCCTGCACTGCACGCACAAATAGCAAAGAACAATTCCGTAAAATGGGAAATCGTATCTGCCACCATCAATGAAAACGTAGGAATGATTGTCGACGAAATATACCGGCACCAACCCGACATCATTGCCGCAACGACATGGTTGTTCAACCACGAACAACTGTTGCACATCACAGCGAGATTAAAAGCATTGCTTCCCAATAGCTGCTTCATCTTGGGTGGACCTGAATTCTTAGGAAACAATGAAGACTTTCTGCATAAAAACCCTTTCATCGACTGTGTATTCAGGGGAGAGGGAGAAGAAGCATTCCCCCAATGGCTGTCTTGCTGGAACCAGCCGGAAAAATGGAACAGTATTCCGGGACTCTGCTATATGAATCCTCAAAAGCAATATATAGACAACGGCATAGCCCGTGTACTTAACTTTTCACGGCTCGTACCACCGGAAAACAGCTGTTTTTTCAACTGGAGCAAACCATTCGTACAACTGGAGACTACCCGAGGCTGTTTCAACACATGCGCATTCTGCGTCAGCGGTGAAGAAAAACCGGTGCGCACACTGTCCATTGAAAGTATCCGTGAACGCCTTCAAATTATCCACAGTCATGGAATAAAAAACGTACGCGTCCTCGACCGGACCTTTAATTATAATCCGCGCCGTGCTAAAGAATTACTGCAACTTTTCCTGGAATTCAACCCGGACATATGCTTTCACTTAGAAATACACCCTGCACTATTATCCGAAGAGCTGAAAAATGAATTGAAAAAGCTACCTAAAGGATTGCTCCATCTCGAGGCCGGTATTCAAAGCCTGCGCGAACCGGTCCTCCAGAAAAGCCGTCGGATGGGAAGCCTGGAGGACTCACTGCAAGGTCTTCGTTTCCTATGTTCCCTACCCAATATGGAAACACACGCCGACCTCATTGCCGGCTTGCCTCTATACCGCCTATCCGAAATATTTGAAGATGTGCGTACACTTGCCGGATACAATGCCGGCGAGATACAGCTTGAATCCCTGAAGTTACTTCCCGGCACAGAAATGAGAAGAAGAGCGGAAGAACTAGGCATCCGATATTCTCCTCTCCCCCCTTATGAAGTGCTTCAAACAAATGAAATCAGTGTCAACGAGCTTCAAACAGCCCGGCAACTGTCACGTCTTCTGGATGGATTCTATAACACAACTGCTTGGCAAGCCATCACCCGCAAGCTGATTCTGGATGACAACGACTTCCTACGTCGCTTTCTGGAATTTTTAATCGATAAAAATCTTATAGACCAGCCCATGAGCCTGGAAAAGCGAGGCCTCGTACTCTATGAATTCTGCAGTATGCATTATCCGGCCTATAAAATCATGGTCACCATTGCCTGGATAGAGGCAGGCATGTCATTAAAGAAAAAACCAGCAGAGAAAGTCAAGACCAAGCGCCAGATGCCACCGGAATATTGGGAAGTCATCTATGGAAACTACAAAGAAAGCCTCCGCTTATGTTTTCTACCCATTGACGACAATACCCAAAATGGTTATTGGTTCGGCTTCGAATCGGAAATACAAAAAGCAGAACCAGTATTCAAAGCCAAAGGAATAATGGAGAGGTATCAAAATACACAATCACCGCAGATTAACACAGATAAAAGTTCTTGA